The proteins below are encoded in one region of Bacteroidales bacterium:
- a CDS encoding sulfatase-like hydrolase/transferase, whose amino-acid sequence MKLGRSLLFCIRYTAFWLAFFIVARTLFLVFNLNLAHEAGIGSVWQIFRHGLIHDISVTSYILLIPVVWLAATSFFSGRWIVRFLSVYTWLILVLVTVIVIIDLELYKYWGFRLDATPLLYVKHPREMLASVTAGIIIRQILVGILLSGSFLIFYRKWIEPGSESYGKSGLAGLMVYLLIAPSLIIPIRGGFGVAPLNAGSVYFSKNPFENHAAVNVVFNLGYALSNLESEKNPYKVVDVKVAEQIADSLLAKGNNDTIQVLNTRRPDILIIVLESFTAKAIGCLGGVPGITPNFDRYAKEGLLFTNVYSSGDRSDKGLVAVLSAYPALPSLSIIKYPKKTQNLPFISKDLKKLGYHSTFFHGGDVDFANMRSYFTNGGFDKIVSKSDFNPRDFNSKWGVHDHVVFDTLASFLSHPAEPFFTVFFTLSSHEPFEVPGKPVKPSASSEEKFLNAVHYTDSCLGAFLDRVSRMEWWNNALIILVADHGSRHPGYHEANDYRRYHIGMLWLGGALRLKGTIPALVSQTSIIPTVVRQMGLSDAPYRFGQSIFDPERKHFAMFFYNDGFGMITEHSNFAFDNRSMSVTRSVGGYKDVDVLTGRAFLQYLYDDFMSR is encoded by the coding sequence ATGAAACTTGGCAGAAGTCTTTTGTTTTGCATCCGATACACAGCTTTCTGGCTTGCATTTTTTATCGTGGCACGCACTCTTTTTCTGGTTTTCAATCTGAATTTGGCTCATGAAGCCGGTATTGGAAGCGTATGGCAAATCTTCCGGCACGGATTGATTCACGATATTTCCGTTACATCCTATATTCTGCTCATACCTGTTGTATGGCTGGCCGCTACAAGCTTTTTCAGCGGTAGGTGGATCGTGCGGTTTCTTTCTGTTTATACCTGGCTTATCCTCGTTCTTGTCACGGTAATTGTAATCATCGATCTGGAATTATATAAGTATTGGGGGTTCCGGCTTGATGCAACTCCCTTGCTCTACGTGAAGCATCCCAGGGAGATGCTTGCTTCCGTTACCGCCGGTATCATCATCAGGCAGATCCTTGTCGGAATCCTTCTTTCCGGAAGCTTTCTCATCTTTTACAGGAAATGGATTGAGCCCGGAAGCGAATCGTACGGCAAAAGCGGTTTGGCCGGCCTGATGGTTTATCTTCTCATCGCTCCATCTCTTATTATACCTATTCGCGGAGGCTTTGGAGTGGCTCCGCTGAACGCCGGCTCGGTCTATTTTTCCAAAAACCCCTTTGAGAACCATGCGGCGGTTAATGTGGTTTTCAACCTTGGTTATGCGTTATCAAACCTTGAATCAGAAAAAAATCCCTACAAAGTTGTTGACGTCAAAGTAGCAGAACAGATTGCCGATAGCTTACTTGCAAAAGGAAATAATGATACGATACAGGTACTCAATACAAGGAGGCCTGATATTCTGATTATCGTCCTCGAGAGTTTTACGGCAAAGGCAATCGGATGCCTCGGAGGTGTACCGGGAATAACTCCCAATTTTGACCGGTATGCTAAGGAAGGACTTCTTTTTACGAATGTATATTCGAGCGGAGACCGGTCTGACAAGGGTCTCGTTGCTGTTCTCAGCGCCTATCCGGCACTTCCTTCGCTTTCCATTATCAAATATCCTAAGAAAACCCAGAACCTGCCGTTTATTAGCAAAGATCTGAAAAAACTGGGCTACCATTCAACGTTCTTCCATGGAGGAGATGTGGACTTTGCCAACATGCGTTCCTATTTTACCAATGGGGGATTCGATAAAATCGTGTCCAAATCGGATTTTAATCCCCGCGATTTCAATTCAAAATGGGGTGTTCACGATCATGTGGTTTTCGATACCCTGGCTTCTTTTCTGTCGCATCCTGCTGAACCGTTTTTCACCGTTTTCTTTACGCTCAGCAGCCATGAACCGTTTGAAGTCCCCGGAAAACCAGTGAAACCTTCTGCCAGTTCGGAAGAAAAATTTCTCAATGCAGTGCATTATACCGACAGTTGTCTCGGGGCTTTCCTTGACCGGGTGAGCCGGATGGAGTGGTGGAACAATGCCCTGATCATACTGGTGGCTGATCACGGAAGCCGTCATCCCGGCTATCACGAGGCAAATGATTACCGCAGGTACCATATTGGAATGCTATGGCTTGGCGGAGCTCTCCGTCTGAAGGGCACCATACCGGCACTGGTTTCTCAGACCAGCATTATTCCAACTGTTGTACGGCAGATGGGCCTTTCGGATGCACCATACCGCTTCGGACAGAGCATTTTTGACCCGGAAAGAAAACATTTCGCTATGTTTTTCTATAACGACGGATTTGGCATGATTACCGAACATTCCAACTTTGCCTTCGATAACCGGTCCATGTCCGTTACCCGATCTGTCGGAGGTTACAAGGACGTTGATGTTCTCACTGGCCGGGCATTTCTTCAGTACCTGTACGATGATTTTATGTCACGCTAA
- a CDS encoding isoaspartyl peptidase/L-asparaginase: MIKGIIEKIGLILLLFFIVSCTREKPPRYVIVVHGGAGAISADLPDSVKQAYISGLNEALSAGEKILQKGGKSIDAVEAAIRVMEDNPLFNAGKGSVYTYEGRVSMDASIMDGQGSKAGAVAGVEDVRHPISLARMVMDSSEYVFLSGRGASEFARKYQLETADSAYFFTPGRWEEHLRKLKESKLGTVGCVALDQEGNLAAGTSTGGLTNKRWGRIGDTPVIGAGTYASNKSCAVSCTGIGEYFIRFVVAHSIADMVEYKGWTIRQAANFVINELLKRAGGEGGVIALDRNGNIAMVYNTKGMFRGYAKSNGERWTGIFAEKTRRSAKP, from the coding sequence ATGATAAAAGGCATTATTGAAAAGATTGGTCTTATATTGCTTTTGTTTTTCATTGTCTCATGTACCAGGGAAAAACCACCCAGATATGTTATTGTGGTTCATGGGGGAGCCGGAGCCATTTCGGCCGATCTGCCCGATTCGGTAAAACAGGCGTACATCAGCGGGCTAAATGAGGCTCTGTCGGCCGGTGAAAAGATACTTCAAAAGGGAGGAAAAAGCATCGATGCAGTGGAAGCAGCCATCCGCGTAATGGAGGATAATCCCCTGTTCAATGCAGGAAAAGGATCAGTTTACACGTATGAAGGCAGGGTTTCCATGGATGCTTCCATAATGGATGGACAGGGAAGCAAAGCCGGTGCGGTGGCCGGGGTTGAGGACGTGCGGCATCCCATTTCCCTGGCAAGAATGGTAATGGATTCATCGGAATATGTATTTCTTTCGGGCCGGGGAGCATCGGAGTTCGCCCGGAAGTATCAGCTTGAAACAGCCGATAGTGCCTATTTTTTCACTCCGGGACGCTGGGAAGAACACCTGAGAAAATTGAAAGAAAGCAAACTGGGTACCGTGGGTTGTGTTGCCCTGGACCAGGAAGGAAATCTTGCCGCAGGAACCTCTACCGGAGGATTAACCAACAAGCGATGGGGACGAATTGGTGATACACCTGTCATCGGGGCAGGCACCTATGCCAGCAACAAATCATGTGCTGTATCGTGCACCGGAATCGGCGAGTATTTTATCCGTTTTGTCGTTGCCCATTCCATCGCCGACATGGTGGAATATAAGGGATGGACAATCAGACAGGCGGCGAACTTTGTTATCAATGAACTGCTGAAAAGAGCCGGAGGTGAGGGTGGAGTAATTGCCCTTGACCGAAACGGCAATATTGCCATGGTATATAATACCAAAGGCATGTTCAGAGGGTATGCAAAATCAAACGGGGAACGATGGACGGGAATTTTTGCTGAAAAGACAAGACGTTCAGCAAAACCGTAA
- a CDS encoding RNA polymerase sigma factor, with product MKERLSDISEKTLIDMCRKGDRNAQMELYYRYYRAMYNTSLRILGRSDDAEDAMQEAFIKAFRRLTEFEGRSGLGLWLKRIVINTSIDKLRKRRKLMEAELSEESTPEEEDETSASDKDEDIEIQAEQIRKAILQLPEGYRIVVSLYLLEGYDHEEIGKILGISNSTARSQFARGRKKLIEILKGK from the coding sequence ATGAAGGAAAGACTTTCGGACATTTCAGAAAAAACGCTCATTGACATGTGCAGAAAGGGCGACCGGAATGCGCAGATGGAATTGTACTACCGTTACTACAGGGCTATGTACAACACAAGCCTGCGCATTTTGGGCCGGTCCGACGATGCAGAAGACGCCATGCAGGAAGCATTTATCAAGGCTTTTCGCCGGCTGACAGAGTTTGAAGGGAGGTCAGGATTAGGGCTCTGGCTCAAAAGAATTGTGATCAACACTTCCATCGACAAACTCCGCAAGCGACGAAAATTAATGGAAGCTGAGCTCAGCGAAGAAAGCACCCCGGAGGAGGAAGACGAAACATCGGCAAGTGATAAGGATGAAGACATTGAGATTCAAGCCGAGCAAATCAGAAAAGCCATACTGCAGCTTCCTGAAGGTTACCGCATTGTCGTTTCCCTGTATCTCCTGGAAGGGTATGATCATGAAGAGATCGGAAAGATACTGGGAATAAGCAATTCAACAGCCCGATCGCAATTTGCAAGAGGTAGAAAGAAACTTATTGAAATTCTTAAAGGAAAATGA